In Desulfobacterales bacterium, the following are encoded in one genomic region:
- a CDS encoding deoxyribonuclease IV, producing the protein MPFLGAHMSVAGGLHLALERMHRAGAESLQLFTRNQRQWRASSLAPKEIALFKTAWEEAGRPLVAAHDSYLINLASPKTEIASKSITALADELDRCAALAIPWLVMHPGAHLGDGPEQGLRRFTGNLDLALEQAAGAEEVMVLLETTAGQGTSLGASFEELAAIIEQSRHGARLGVCFDTCHAFAAGYDLRTPESYAATFAEFDRVVGLDRLKFFHLNDSIRQLGSRVDRHTHIGRGAIGRTGFALLVNDPRFARHPMTLETPKGKDLKEDIENLALLRSLQQ; encoded by the coding sequence ATGCCTTTTCTAGGCGCGCACATGTCAGTGGCCGGCGGCCTCCATCTCGCCCTGGAGCGGATGCACCGGGCCGGGGCTGAATCCCTGCAGCTCTTCACCAGGAACCAGCGACAGTGGCGGGCTTCATCGCTTGCTCCCAAAGAGATCGCCCTTTTTAAAACAGCCTGGGAAGAGGCGGGCCGGCCGTTGGTCGCGGCCCATGATTCCTATCTGATCAATCTTGCCTCGCCTAAGACGGAGATTGCGTCCAAGTCAATTACCGCCCTGGCCGATGAGCTTGACCGCTGCGCGGCCCTGGCCATCCCCTGGCTGGTGATGCATCCCGGCGCCCATCTCGGCGACGGCCCGGAGCAGGGGCTCCGCCGTTTTACCGGCAATCTCGATCTGGCCCTGGAGCAGGCCGCCGGGGCCGAAGAGGTGATGGTGCTGCTTGAGACCACTGCCGGTCAGGGTACCAGTCTCGGCGCCTCGTTCGAGGAACTGGCCGCGATCATCGAACAGTCCCGTCATGGCGCGCGACTGGGGGTCTGCTTTGATACCTGTCATGCCTTTGCCGCGGGCTACGATCTCCGCACCCCGGAGAGCTACGCGGCAACCTTTGCCGAATTTGACCGGGTGGTGGGGCTTGACCGGCTCAAGTTTTTTCACTTGAACGATTCGATCAGGCAACTGGGCAGCCGGGTTGATCGTCATACCCATATCGGCCGGGGCGCCATCGGTCGTACCGGCTTTGCCCTGCTGGTCAACGACCCCCGCTTCGCCCGCCATCCCATGACCCTGGAGACCCCCAAGGGCAAGGACCTGAAGGAAGATATCGAGAATCTGGCCCTGCTGCGTTCCTTGCAGCAATAA
- a CDS encoding bacteriohemerythrin: MPLIEWNDSLSVGNDEIDTQHKKWIRMTNELHEALLNSDAGELREVALRALKEMREYVRYHFDHEEEYMRQIDYPGLGEHKKIHAVFYVRIIDYYNQVQEGKMVLNTQIMKTLRNWLEHHIMNEDKKYGDFAARRK, from the coding sequence ATGCCGTTGATTGAATGGAATGACTCCTTAAGCGTGGGAAATGATGAGATCGATACGCAACATAAAAAATGGATCAGGATGACCAATGAACTGCATGAGGCCCTGCTGAATTCAGATGCCGGTGAACTCCGTGAAGTGGCGCTCCGCGCGTTGAAAGAGATGAGAGAGTATGTGCGTTATCATTTTGACCACGAAGAAGAGTACATGCGGCAGATTGACTATCCCGGCCTGGGGGAGCACAAGAAGATCCATGCGGTGTTCTATGTCCGGATCATCGATTATTATAATCAGGTCCAGGAGGGGAAGATGGTCTTGAATACCCAGATCATGAAAACATTGAGAAACTGGCTTGAACACCATATTATGAATGAGGACAAGAAATATGGGGATTTCGCTGCCCGGCGGAAATAA